A portion of the Streptomyces sp. YPW6 genome contains these proteins:
- a CDS encoding glycosyltransferase, producing MTGLQLSVVVPCFDEAEVIESFHAALLGVLDPLGGSFEICYVDDGSRDRTRLLLNAIAARDPRARYTAFSRNFGKEAAMLAGLRMSRGAAVVIMDADLQHPPELIPRMLELHRHGYDQVIPRRDRTGEGMIRSTLSHAYYALVRRCMDVELIDGSGDFRLLSRRAVESVLSLPESNRFSKGIFSWIGFDTVTFRYRNSERVAGRSKWGSRRLLNYGIDGLLSFNNRPLRLAIYTGFWVFVSALAYALWTVVRVVLHGVDTPGFATLLTAVVALSGIQLVTLGVIGEYVGRIYHEAKHRPPYVVRETDASCRAALPDGGPSRPQLTGGGPVEAATAPAAPSSATASAAPSSAPAAPSSATASAAPSSVPAAATGAPGRSRTVRQFGSFVLIGCVNTAVYLGVYASLNRWIPYLTAHVIGYAVSIVCSFLLNSYVTCRTRPTWHAFVRYPLSSLVNLVASGALLYGAVSGLGMDKNLAALAAGVLVTPVSFLLARWAITSGQARSASVPEAVEVPAEPQPVRPSPAPLPTHSRQDR from the coding sequence GTGACTGGCCTTCAGCTGTCGGTCGTCGTGCCGTGCTTCGACGAGGCCGAGGTCATCGAGTCCTTCCACGCGGCTCTGCTCGGCGTCCTGGACCCCCTCGGGGGCAGCTTCGAGATCTGTTACGTCGACGACGGCAGCCGGGACCGCACCCGCCTGCTGCTGAACGCCATCGCCGCCCGCGACCCCCGGGCCCGCTACACCGCCTTCAGCCGCAACTTCGGCAAGGAGGCCGCCATGCTCGCGGGCCTCCGCATGTCGCGCGGGGCGGCCGTGGTGATCATGGACGCAGACCTCCAGCACCCGCCCGAGCTGATCCCCCGCATGCTGGAACTGCACCGGCACGGCTACGACCAGGTCATCCCGCGCCGCGACCGCACGGGCGAGGGCATGATCCGCAGCACCCTCAGCCACGCCTATTACGCCCTCGTGCGCCGCTGCATGGACGTGGAGCTGATCGACGGCTCGGGAGACTTCCGGCTGCTGTCGCGGCGGGCGGTGGAGAGCGTCCTGTCCCTCCCCGAGAGCAACCGCTTCTCCAAGGGGATCTTCTCCTGGATCGGCTTCGACACGGTCACCTTCCGCTACCGCAACAGCGAGCGGGTGGCGGGCCGGTCGAAGTGGGGCAGCAGGCGACTGCTGAACTACGGCATCGACGGCCTGCTGTCCTTCAACAACCGGCCGTTGCGTCTCGCGATCTACACCGGCTTCTGGGTCTTCGTCTCGGCGCTGGCCTACGCCTTGTGGACCGTCGTGCGCGTCGTCCTGCACGGCGTGGACACCCCCGGTTTCGCCACGTTGCTCACCGCTGTCGTCGCCCTCAGCGGCATCCAGCTCGTGACGCTCGGGGTCATCGGGGAGTACGTGGGCCGGATCTACCACGAGGCGAAGCACCGCCCGCCGTATGTGGTCCGGGAAACGGACGCGAGCTGCCGGGCGGCGCTGCCGGACGGTGGGCCGTCGCGCCCGCAGCTGACCGGAGGAGGCCCGGTCGAAGCCGCCACGGCCCCGGCCGCCCCGAGCTCCGCCACCGCCTCAGCCGCCCCGAGCTCCGCCCCGGCCGCCCCGAGCTCCGCCACCGCCTCAGCCGCCCCGAGCTCCGTCCCGGCCGCGGCGACCGGGGCCCCGGGCCGGTCCCGTACCGTCCGCCAGTTCGGCAGCTTCGTCCTCATCGGCTGCGTGAACACCGCCGTCTACCTCGGCGTCTACGCCTCCCTGAACCGCTGGATCCCCTACCTGACCGCCCACGTCATCGGCTACGCGGTCAGCATCGTGTGCTCGTTCCTGCTCAACTCCTACGTCACCTGCCGGACGCGGCCGACCTGGCACGCGTTCGTCCGCTATCCCCTCTCCAGTCTCGTCAACCTGGTGGCGTCCGGGGCGCTGCTCTACGGAGCGGTCAGCGGTCTCGGCATGGACAAGAACCTCGCCGCGCTGGCGGCCGGTGTGCTCGTCACGCCCGTCTCGTTCCTGCTCGCGCGGTGGGCGATCACCTCGGGCCAGGCCAGATCGGCCTCCGTACCGGAGGCCGTGGAGGTTCCCGCCGAACCGCAGCCCGTCCGCCCGTCGCCCGCACCGCTGCCGACCCACTCGCGCCAGGACCGGTGA
- a CDS encoding TPM domain-containing protein, translating to MAARAAALSAVPLAALLALGWLVLPAAVPARADDPVELSRDGQITDRVGALGDRAGQVEDALDRLYDEQRLQLFVVYVRDFSGRSGQTWSDETADRNGLGQDDVLLSVATRDRQYGYSVDVDSRLTDAQLRDVASRAIEPALRENDWAGAAIGAADGYTSVLAGRPVTAPAITPGPVDPGAGGSGSAEARDFVLPLAVVAGVGAVGAYAYARRTRRTRRRTTPAATGWGRGAGAGRAPEPPTPLPELDAQAKQLLVDTDDAVRTSEEELGFAVAQFGDEAAKPFTEAVARAKDELTRSFRLRQQLDDAFPEDDATRRRMLDEILRRCAAANEGLDTVSEDFDRLRALERTAPQALATVDTTHRDLAGRVAAAESGAAVLRERYGEDAAAPVAADVGQAEDRLVFAGSAVAEARTAVGAGENSRAAVYIRAAEGAVGQAGTLLDSVDRRAAELGEAARKLPAALTGTETDLAEAGGLLEGTAEGASTAGLRGRVARAQAVLADVRGAMAAGPYDPVDALRRVEEADAALDEALAEARDRERGEARARSLLDQAMLTARSAIGAAADFVTTNRGAVGSRARTRLAEAQRRWERARELSATDARGALAEARQADALAGQAMTLAEQDVRGFGSVQGPGGTRGGGMGGAVLGGIILGGLFGGGGHGGGFGGGPDRGYGGGPGSFGGGGTRGRRGGGGRF from the coding sequence ATGGCCGCCCGAGCCGCCGCGCTGTCCGCCGTGCCGCTCGCCGCGCTGCTCGCCCTGGGCTGGCTGGTGCTCCCCGCCGCCGTGCCCGCACGCGCCGACGACCCCGTCGAGCTGTCCCGGGACGGGCAGATCACCGACCGGGTCGGAGCCCTGGGCGACCGGGCGGGCCAGGTGGAGGACGCCCTCGACCGGCTGTACGACGAGCAGCGCCTCCAGCTCTTCGTCGTGTACGTACGCGACTTCTCCGGCCGGTCCGGACAGACCTGGAGCGACGAGACCGCCGACCGCAACGGCCTGGGCCAGGACGACGTGCTGCTCTCCGTCGCCACCCGCGACCGGCAGTACGGCTACTCCGTCGACGTGGACTCCCGGCTCACCGATGCCCAGCTGCGCGACGTGGCGAGCAGAGCGATCGAGCCGGCACTGCGGGAGAACGACTGGGCGGGGGCGGCGATCGGCGCGGCCGACGGCTACACCTCCGTCCTGGCCGGACGCCCCGTGACGGCCCCCGCGATCACCCCGGGCCCCGTCGACCCCGGAGCGGGCGGCTCCGGCTCGGCCGAAGCCCGCGACTTCGTCCTCCCGCTGGCCGTGGTCGCGGGCGTGGGCGCGGTCGGGGCCTACGCGTACGCCCGGCGCACCCGGCGTACGAGGAGGCGCACCACCCCGGCGGCCACCGGCTGGGGCCGGGGCGCGGGAGCGGGCCGTGCGCCGGAGCCGCCGACACCGCTGCCGGAGCTCGACGCGCAGGCGAAGCAGCTGCTCGTGGACACCGACGACGCGGTGCGCACGAGCGAGGAGGAACTCGGCTTCGCCGTCGCCCAGTTCGGCGATGAGGCCGCGAAGCCGTTCACGGAGGCGGTCGCACGGGCGAAGGACGAGCTGACGCGGTCGTTCCGGTTGCGGCAGCAGCTCGACGACGCGTTCCCGGAGGACGACGCGACCCGCCGCCGGATGCTGGACGAGATCCTGCGGCGGTGCGCCGCCGCGAACGAGGGGCTGGACACCGTCTCCGAGGACTTCGACCGGCTGCGCGCCCTGGAACGTACCGCTCCCCAGGCCCTGGCCACCGTGGACACGACCCACCGCGACCTCGCCGGCCGGGTCGCAGCGGCCGAGTCGGGCGCCGCCGTGCTGCGCGAGCGGTACGGGGAGGACGCCGCCGCACCCGTGGCGGCCGACGTCGGGCAGGCGGAGGACCGGCTCGTCTTCGCCGGATCGGCCGTGGCGGAGGCCCGCACGGCGGTCGGGGCCGGTGAGAACTCCCGCGCCGCCGTGTACATCCGGGCCGCCGAGGGCGCGGTGGGCCAGGCCGGCACGCTGCTGGACTCGGTGGACCGGCGGGCGGCGGAGCTCGGCGAGGCCGCACGGAAGCTGCCCGCCGCGCTGACCGGGACGGAGACCGACCTCGCGGAAGCGGGCGGGCTGCTGGAAGGGACCGCCGAGGGGGCGTCGACCGCAGGTCTGCGCGGCCGGGTCGCCCGTGCCCAGGCCGTACTCGCCGATGTGCGGGGCGCCATGGCGGCGGGACCGTACGACCCGGTCGATGCGCTGCGCCGGGTGGAGGAGGCGGACGCGGCGCTGGACGAGGCACTGGCGGAGGCCCGGGACCGGGAGCGGGGCGAGGCGAGGGCCCGGTCCCTCCTCGATCAGGCGATGCTCACCGCCCGGTCCGCGATCGGGGCCGCGGCCGACTTCGTCACGACCAACCGGGGCGCGGTCGGCAGCCGGGCCCGTACCCGGCTGGCCGAGGCGCAGCGGCGGTGGGAGCGGGCCCGGGAGCTGTCGGCCACGGACGCCCGGGGGGCGCTGGCCGAGGCGCGGCAGGCGGACGCCCTGGCCGGTCAGGCGATGACGCTGGCCGAGCAGGACGTCCGCGGCTTCGGCTCGGTGCAGGGCCCCGGCGGGACGCGGGGCGGCGGCATGGGCGGGGCGGTGCTCGGCGGCATCATCCTCGGCGGGCTGTTCGGGGGCGGGGGCCACGGGGGCGGTTTCGGCGGGGGCCCGGACCGTGGCTACGGCGGCGGTCCGGGCAGTTTCGGCGGGGGCGGCACCCGGGGCCGCCGGGGCGGTGGCGGCCGCTTCTGA
- a CDS encoding PspA/IM30 family protein, whose product MTKQTVLGRVTQLAKANINALLDQAEDPQKMLDQLIRDYTDNIAEAEQAVAATIGNLRLMEQDHQEDVAAAAEWGGKALAASRKADELRGAGSVEEADTFDNLAKVALGRQLRSEQEARTAEPVIASQTEVVDQLKAGLGRMKAKLSELQAKRDELVARSQSAQAQNRMMDAVKSIDVLDPTSELSRFEDKVRREEAKALGKQELAASSLDAQFEQLDRLGDSAEVEARLAALKSGPATA is encoded by the coding sequence ATGACCAAGCAGACCGTCCTCGGCCGCGTCACCCAGCTCGCGAAGGCCAACATCAACGCCCTCCTCGATCAGGCCGAGGACCCGCAGAAGATGCTCGACCAGCTGATCCGGGACTACACCGACAACATCGCGGAGGCCGAGCAGGCCGTCGCGGCCACCATCGGCAACCTCCGGCTGATGGAGCAGGACCACCAGGAGGACGTGGCGGCTGCGGCCGAGTGGGGCGGCAAGGCGCTGGCGGCCAGCCGTAAGGCCGACGAGCTGCGCGGGGCCGGTTCGGTGGAGGAGGCGGACACGTTCGACAACCTGGCGAAGGTGGCGCTGGGCCGTCAGCTCCGGTCCGAGCAGGAGGCCAGGACGGCGGAGCCCGTCATCGCCTCGCAGACGGAGGTCGTCGACCAGCTGAAGGCCGGGCTCGGCCGGATGAAGGCCAAGCTCTCCGAACTCCAGGCCAAGCGCGACGAACTGGTGGCACGTTCGCAGTCCGCCCAGGCGCAGAACCGGATGATGGACGCCGTGAAGAGCATCGACGTCCTCGACCCGACGAGCGAGCTGAGCCGCTTCGAGGACAAGGTGCGGCGCGAGGAGGCGAAGGCCCTGGGCAAGCAGGAGCTGGCCGCCTCCTCGCTGGACGCCCAGTTCGAGCAGCTGGACCGTCTGGGCGACAGCGCGGAGGTGGAGGCGCGGCTGGCGGCTCTGAAGTCCGGTCCAGCGACCGCGTGA
- a CDS encoding SpoIIE family protein phosphatase, with product MWQNSPPGSIYDYIRVASFSIGPDGLIEQWSSRAAGLFGMTAAEAIGRDPVEAFMPAELRSDGHRRVGEILDGKEWTGLVPFRMPGEGGAHGVAEVYVMPSLTAREERAALCIVVDVRALRRIETDLAASQAIFGQSPFGFVLFGTDFAVVRANQRFATVFGGAADDHRGRTVEDYLPQAEADRLSATLKRVLETGESVTDLQLVGTAPGTTERRHWSMNLYRVHSGAGRPVGIAGLATDVTRRHIAAREAASARRNLALLNEASARIGNSLDLETTARELLDVAVPGFCDVAAVDLYQSLLTGEEAAPGSCAPAHRESAGGSAELRRVAHASAVADALPTAVAGSGPPGPDDLPPALGSVHRFPFGSPCAVALRSGRVEDVPGDEMGFVQSTLAVPMVAHDTVVGLVQFSRTKGSEPFGERDRALATELAARAAVCIDNGRLYRREHERALILQRSLLPPGDPEAAGLDIACRYLPGNTATEVGGDWFDVIELPGHRTALVVGDVMGRGLRAAVAMGELRTAVRTLALLDLEPAEVLSALDEVARGLGSPGGERSEGLGVSGGAQWPSRAAQKSREADLSEVYLATCVYAVYDPVTRRCTFANAGHLPPAVVEPGRPARLIDVPPGMPLGVGGEPFEEVEVELAENALLTLYTDGLVESRDQPLDEGLAALRSVLTGPQMELEDACDFVLSTLDTRHGEDDIALLMARIQGLPAEAVGDWTLPREPRSVGRARELARGHLLAWDLDDLVDTTELLVSELVTNALRYGEGEIRLRLLRDRTLVCEVWDAGLVQPRRRRARDTDEGGRGLQLVGLLSAAWGSRRTPRGKTVWFELALPDGEPVVELSAEQLLSMY from the coding sequence GTGTGGCAGAACAGCCCGCCCGGCTCGATCTATGACTACATCAGGGTGGCCTCCTTCTCGATCGGCCCCGACGGTCTGATCGAGCAGTGGAGCAGCCGGGCCGCGGGTCTGTTCGGCATGACCGCGGCCGAGGCGATCGGCCGCGACCCGGTGGAGGCGTTCATGCCCGCCGAACTGCGCTCGGACGGCCACCGGCGGGTCGGCGAGATCCTCGACGGCAAGGAGTGGACGGGCCTCGTCCCGTTCCGGATGCCGGGTGAGGGTGGGGCGCACGGCGTCGCCGAGGTCTACGTGATGCCGAGTCTGACGGCGCGGGAGGAGCGGGCCGCGCTCTGCATCGTCGTCGACGTCCGGGCCCTGCGGCGGATCGAGACCGACCTCGCCGCATCCCAAGCCATATTCGGCCAATCTCCCTTCGGGTTCGTGCTGTTCGGTACGGACTTCGCGGTCGTCCGGGCCAACCAGCGCTTCGCCACGGTCTTCGGCGGGGCGGCCGACGACCACCGGGGCCGCACGGTGGAGGACTACCTCCCCCAGGCCGAGGCCGACCGGCTGTCCGCCACCCTGAAACGGGTCCTGGAGACCGGGGAGTCGGTCACCGACCTCCAGCTCGTCGGCACCGCTCCCGGCACCACCGAGCGCCGTCACTGGTCCATGAACCTCTACCGGGTGCACAGCGGGGCCGGCCGCCCCGTCGGCATCGCCGGCCTCGCCACCGACGTCACCCGGCGGCACATCGCCGCCCGCGAGGCCGCCAGTGCCCGCCGCAACCTCGCCCTGCTCAACGAGGCCAGCGCCCGCATCGGCAATTCCCTCGACCTGGAGACCACCGCCCGCGAACTCCTCGACGTCGCCGTGCCCGGCTTCTGCGACGTCGCCGCCGTCGACCTCTACCAGAGCCTGCTCACCGGCGAGGAGGCCGCGCCCGGCAGTTGCGCGCCCGCCCACCGCGAGTCCGCCGGAGGTTCGGCCGAGCTGCGCCGGGTGGCCCACGCCAGCGCCGTCGCCGACGCCCTGCCCACCGCCGTGGCGGGCAGCGGGCCCCCGGGCCCGGACGATCTGCCGCCCGCACTCGGCTCCGTCCACCGCTTCCCGTTCGGCTCGCCCTGCGCCGTCGCGCTGCGCTCCGGCCGGGTCGAGGACGTCCCCGGCGACGAGATGGGCTTCGTGCAGTCGACGCTCGCCGTGCCGATGGTCGCCCACGACACCGTCGTCGGCCTCGTCCAGTTCTCCCGGACGAAGGGCAGCGAGCCGTTCGGCGAGCGCGACCGGGCGCTGGCCACCGAACTGGCCGCCCGCGCCGCCGTCTGCATCGACAACGGCCGCCTCTACCGCCGCGAGCACGAACGCGCCCTGATCCTCCAGCGCAGCCTGCTGCCGCCCGGCGACCCCGAGGCCGCCGGGCTCGACATCGCCTGCCGCTATCTGCCCGGCAACACCGCCACCGAGGTCGGCGGCGACTGGTTCGACGTGATCGAGCTGCCCGGCCACCGCACCGCGCTCGTCGTCGGCGACGTCATGGGGCGCGGCCTGCGCGCCGCCGTCGCCATGGGCGAACTGCGCACCGCCGTGCGGACCCTGGCCCTCCTCGACCTGGAACCCGCCGAAGTGCTCTCCGCCCTCGACGAGGTCGCCCGCGGCCTCGGCTCGCCCGGCGGCGAGCGCAGCGAGGGGCTCGGCGTCAGCGGGGGAGCGCAGTGGCCCTCCCGCGCCGCGCAGAAGTCCCGCGAGGCGGACCTCTCCGAGGTGTACCTCGCGACGTGTGTGTACGCGGTCTACGACCCGGTCACCCGGCGATGCACGTTCGCCAACGCCGGGCACCTGCCCCCGGCCGTCGTCGAGCCCGGCCGGCCCGCCCGGCTCATCGACGTACCCCCGGGCATGCCGCTGGGCGTCGGCGGCGAGCCGTTCGAGGAGGTCGAGGTCGAGCTCGCCGAGAACGCCCTGCTCACCCTCTACACCGACGGCCTGGTCGAGTCCCGGGACCAACCGCTGGACGAGGGGCTGGCGGCGCTGCGCTCCGTGCTCACCGGTCCGCAGATGGAGCTGGAGGACGCCTGCGACTTCGTCCTCTCCACGCTGGACACCCGGCACGGCGAGGACGACATCGCCCTGCTGATGGCCCGCATCCAGGGCCTGCCCGCGGAGGCGGTCGGGGACTGGACGCTGCCCCGCGAACCGCGCTCGGTCGGCCGCGCCCGCGAGCTGGCCCGCGGCCACCTGCTCGCCTGGGACCTGGACGACCTGGTCGACACCACCGAACTCCTCGTCAGCGAGCTGGTCACCAACGCCCTGCGCTACGGCGAGGGCGAGATCCGGCTCCGGCTGTTGCGCGACCGCACCCTGGTCTGCGAGGTCTGGGACGCCGGTCTCGTCCAGCCGCGCCGCCGCCGGGCCCGCGACACCGACGAGGGCGGCCGCGGGCTCCAGCTGGTCGGGCTGCTCAGCGCCGCCTGGGGCTCGCGCCGGACCCCGCGCGGCAAGACCGTCTGGTTCGAACTGGCCCTGCCGGACGGGGAACCGGTTGTCGAACTCTCCGCGGAGCAACTGCTGAGCATGTACTGA
- a CDS encoding ATP-binding protein — protein sequence MIGVIDTEGDCAEWTFTAEPGSVRSARHAVRGALGSWGLDAAVGDLAVLLVSELVTNSLRYASGPIGVRLARTYPDGEPLPADRPPAAPGLLVEVSDPLPDPPTERSAGPDDEGGRGLQLVACSARRWGTRRGKSGKTVWFELALPG from the coding sequence GTGATCGGCGTGATCGATACCGAAGGCGACTGCGCCGAATGGACCTTCACGGCCGAGCCCGGTTCCGTGCGCAGCGCCCGGCACGCCGTCCGGGGCGCGCTGGGCTCCTGGGGGCTCGACGCGGCGGTGGGAGACCTGGCGGTCCTGCTGGTCAGCGAGCTCGTGACCAACTCCCTCCGGTACGCCTCCGGCCCCATCGGCGTACGCCTGGCGCGGACGTACCCGGACGGGGAGCCGCTTCCCGCCGACCGGCCGCCCGCCGCCCCGGGGCTGCTGGTCGAAGTCTCCGATCCGCTTCCGGATCCACCCACCGAACGCAGTGCGGGACCCGACGACGAAGGCGGCCGCGGACTCCAGCTCGTGGCCTGTTCCGCACGTCGCTGGGGGACCCGCCGCGGAAAGAGCGGCAAGACCGTGTGGTTCGAGCTGGCTCTGCCTGGTTAG
- a CDS encoding NUDIX domain-containing protein — MTPVLIDTVAWVRIEGGRILCARPRGKDVFYIPGGKREGAESDLETLLREVEEELTVGLIRETVVHAGTYEAPVDDRPGAAVVRMSCYYGDYRGTLAASSEIEETAWFSFADRALVPPVDQLLFDDLRASGALS, encoded by the coding sequence GTGACGCCGGTGCTGATCGACACGGTGGCGTGGGTGCGGATCGAGGGCGGCAGAATTCTCTGCGCGCGCCCCCGGGGCAAGGACGTCTTCTACATCCCGGGCGGCAAGCGCGAGGGCGCGGAGAGCGATCTGGAGACCCTCCTGCGGGAGGTCGAGGAGGAGTTGACGGTCGGCCTGATCCGGGAGACCGTCGTCCACGCCGGGACGTACGAGGCCCCCGTCGACGACCGGCCCGGCGCCGCCGTCGTACGGATGAGCTGCTACTACGGCGACTATCGCGGCACGCTCGCGGCGAGCAGCGAGATCGAGGAGACGGCGTGGTTCTCCTTCGCCGACCGGGCCCTCGTGCCGCCCGTGGACCAACTGCTCTTCGACGACCTCAGGGCGTCCGGCGCGTTGAGCTGA
- a CDS encoding GntR family transcriptional regulator encodes MTFGEQPAYLRVASDLREKIVNGALPPHTRLPSQARIREEYGVSDTVALEARKVLMAEGLVEGRSGSGTYVRERPVPRMIARSGYRPDKGASPFRQEQTAEGAHGTWESSSEQEGASSEIAERLGIEPGDRVMRTHYVFREAGEPIMLSTSWEPLAVTGRTPVMLPEEGPLGGCGVVDRMAAIDVVVDNVAEEVGARPGLAEELLALGGVPGHVVIVIGRTYYASGRAVETADVVVPADRYRVAYHLPVR; translated from the coding sequence GTGACTTTCGGTGAGCAGCCCGCCTATCTGCGCGTGGCGAGCGATCTCAGGGAGAAGATCGTCAACGGCGCGCTGCCGCCCCATACCCGCCTGCCGTCGCAGGCCCGCATCCGCGAGGAGTACGGGGTCTCGGACACCGTCGCCCTGGAGGCGCGGAAGGTCCTGATGGCCGAGGGGCTGGTCGAGGGGCGCTCCGGCTCCGGCACCTATGTGCGCGAGCGCCCCGTCCCGCGCATGATCGCCCGCTCCGGCTACCGGCCGGACAAGGGGGCCAGCCCGTTCCGGCAGGAGCAGACGGCCGAGGGCGCGCACGGGACCTGGGAGTCCAGCAGTGAGCAGGAGGGGGCGAGTTCCGAGATCGCCGAGCGGCTCGGCATCGAGCCGGGCGACCGCGTGATGCGCACCCACTACGTCTTCCGGGAGGCAGGTGAACCGATCATGCTCTCCACCTCGTGGGAGCCGCTCGCCGTCACGGGCCGCACCCCCGTGATGCTGCCGGAGGAGGGCCCGTTGGGCGGCTGCGGGGTGGTCGACCGGATGGCCGCGATCGACGTCGTCGTGGACAACGTCGCCGAGGAGGTCGGTGCGCGCCCGGGGCTGGCGGAGGAGCTCCTGGCGCTCGGCGGTGTGCCCGGCCATGTGGTCATCGTCATCGGGCGCACCTACTACGCCTCCGGCCGAGCGGTGGAGACGGCCGACGTGGTCGTTCCGGCGGACCGCTACCGGGTCGCCTATCACCTGCCTGTGAGATGA
- a CDS encoding glycoside hydrolase family 18 protein: MRRRNLSRMTIAGVALALLAGAAPAATAGTGPDRSDGGDRGKGHHRPAYKNIGYFTQWGVYGRDFQVKDLDTSGAAARLTHINYAFGNVSAEGTCFTGNIPGQADAWADYARPLGAADSVDGVADTDTQPLAGNFNQLRELKAKHPGLKVMISLGGWSWSTHFSDAVRTAASRKALVSSCIDLYIKGNLPQDGARGGDGAAAGLFDGIDVDWEWPGSPANEGTVFRPEDKKNFTALIHEFRTQLDAYAKSEAKAGTEAAERGSKGKGHGHGHHRPKPKHYELSAYVPANPKAIDAGFDVKRLMRDFDFVNIQGYDYHVSGEKKTAQQSALYARNDFSVDRTVRDWVRRGAPKHKIVVGMPTYGQGWTGVTGGGTGLGQPATAPAPATWAAGYEDYKVLKKLAASGTYTVHRDVRNGHAWLFDGTTLWTYDDPQVLRTKAAYVRDKGLGGAMFWSLDGDTEDAELVTTVARALNRR; the protein is encoded by the coding sequence ATGCGTCGAAGAAACCTGTCCCGAATGACCATCGCCGGCGTCGCCCTGGCCCTGCTGGCAGGTGCCGCGCCCGCGGCCACGGCCGGCACCGGCCCCGACCGGAGCGACGGCGGCGACCGCGGGAAGGGACACCACCGCCCCGCGTACAAGAACATCGGCTACTTCACCCAGTGGGGCGTCTACGGGCGCGATTTCCAGGTCAAGGACCTGGACACCAGCGGGGCCGCGGCCAGGCTCACCCACATCAACTACGCCTTCGGCAACGTGAGCGCCGAGGGCACCTGCTTCACCGGCAACATCCCCGGTCAGGCCGACGCCTGGGCGGACTACGCCCGTCCGCTCGGCGCGGCCGACTCGGTGGACGGCGTCGCCGACACCGACACCCAGCCGCTCGCGGGCAACTTCAACCAGCTGCGCGAGCTGAAGGCCAAGCACCCCGGCCTCAAGGTGATGATCTCGCTGGGCGGCTGGAGCTGGTCCACCCACTTCTCCGACGCGGTCCGCACCGCCGCCTCCCGCAAGGCGCTCGTCTCCTCCTGCATCGACCTGTACATCAAGGGCAACCTCCCGCAGGACGGTGCACGCGGCGGCGACGGCGCGGCGGCCGGCCTCTTCGACGGCATCGACGTCGACTGGGAGTGGCCCGGCTCTCCGGCCAACGAGGGCACGGTCTTCCGCCCGGAGGACAAGAAGAACTTCACCGCCCTGATCCACGAGTTCCGTACCCAGCTCGACGCCTACGCGAAGAGCGAGGCGAAGGCCGGGACCGAGGCGGCGGAGAGGGGGAGCAAGGGGAAGGGGCACGGCCACGGGCACCACAGGCCGAAGCCGAAGCACTACGAACTGTCGGCGTACGTCCCGGCCAACCCGAAGGCCATCGACGCGGGCTTCGACGTGAAGCGCCTGATGAGGGACTTCGACTTCGTCAACATCCAGGGCTACGACTACCACGTCTCGGGCGAGAAGAAGACGGCCCAGCAGTCGGCCCTGTACGCGCGGAACGACTTCAGCGTCGACCGGACCGTGCGGGACTGGGTGCGCCGCGGTGCGCCCAAGCACAAGATCGTGGTGGGCATGCCGACGTACGGCCAGGGCTGGACCGGCGTGACCGGCGGCGGTACGGGCCTGGGGCAGCCGGCGACGGCTCCGGCCCCGGCCACCTGGGCGGCGGGCTACGAGGACTACAAGGTCCTCAAGAAGCTGGCCGCTTCGGGGACGTACACGGTCCACCGCGACGTGAGGAACGGCCACGCCTGGCTGTTCGACGGCACGACCCTGTGGACGTACGACGACCCGCAGGTGCTCCGCACCAAGGCCGCCTACGTCCGGGACAAGGGGCTCGGCGGGGCGATGTTCTGGTCGCTGGACGGCGACACCGAGGACGCCGAGCTGGTCACGACGGTCGCCCGCGCGCTCAACCGTCGCTGA